The segment TATGGCGACAATGCGCCAACCACAAGAACAAGTAGAAACTAAACAGACCTCAGTCGCAGCTGACATTCGCGCTCTAGTGAGTTCAAAAACTTACTTAGGTAACGTGATGATGTTTGCGACCGCATCGGCGGCTTTCTTTGCTTACCTAACAGGCATGCCAGAAATCATGGCGCAACTGGGTTATGAGGCAAAAGACATTGGTCTTAGCTTTATCCCACAAACCATCGCCTTTATGGCTGGTGGCTGGCTAGGCAAGGTGATGGTGGCTAAATATGGTGACGAAAAAGTGCTACGCCAATTGGTGGGACTATTCAGTGTTGCTTCATTAATGATTTTTATCGCATCACAATGGGAATTAAGTTCAATTTGGCCAATTCTCGCGCCATTCTGTCTGATTGCGGTCGCTAACGGCGCAATGTACCCAATCGTGGTTAACCGCGCGTTGGGTAGCGCTAAACAAAGCCCGGCTACAGCAGCGGGTCTGCAAAATAGCCTACAAATCAGTGTGAGCAGCCTATCCAGTGCATTAGTGGCTGCGCTGGCAAGCCAAGCACAGCAAGCAACGGGTATTGCTATTGTGATTTGTATGCTTGGTATGTGGGTGGGTTATATCGTTTCCAACCGAGAGCTTTCTCAACACTTCACCACGCCAGATAATTCACGCGTTGTAAGCGAAGAGTAAGTTTAAAGAGCCGCATTCGCGGCTCTTTTGCTATCAAAGACTTGGCAATCCCCACTTTTCTGCCGTGGCTTTAAAGAACCCCTGAGTTTGCTTTAGCTCAACCCAGTGGTTGATATAGTTAATCCACACCTGATCGTCTTGTGGCAATAGCATGGCGATTGGGGTTGGTTTACGCGGTTGTTTGACTGGCACAATCGCCAATTGGTTAAACTTCTCCACCAGCGTCGCAGCCTCAACATTGGACGTCACTGACACATCAGCACGACGAGCAAGCAACTCTTGAAAATCTCGCGCCGGCGCTTCAATCACAATGTGCTTCGCGGATGGAAAAAACGCCTTAACCATCTTCTCTTGTACTGTCCCCAACGTCGCCGCCACTTTAACTTCAGGTCGATCAAAATCACTCCAATCACTGTATTTTGCGAGATCTTTCTTTTGCACTA is part of the Vibrio ponticus genome and harbors:
- the punC gene encoding purine nucleoside transporter PunC; protein product: MNVSPKVSKLQLFYLSALSMLGFIATDMYLPAFKMMEVDFATGPEQIALSLTVFLVGMASGQLLWGLASDKFGHRNTLAVGLALFTVSSLGLAFSDQVWQLLALRFVQAIGVCAPAVIWQAMVIKRYSNSSQQIFATIMPLVALSPALAPQLGVLLADSFGWHSIFYALTVMGVLLVMATMRQPQEQVETKQTSVAADIRALVSSKTYLGNVMMFATASAAFFAYLTGMPEIMAQLGYEAKDIGLSFIPQTIAFMAGGWLGKVMVAKYGDEKVLRQLVGLFSVASLMIFIASQWELSSIWPILAPFCLIAVANGAMYPIVVNRALGSAKQSPATAAGLQNSLQISVSSLSSALVAALASQAQQATGIAIVICMLGMWVGYIVSNRELSQHFTTPDNSRVVSEE
- a CDS encoding transporter substrate-binding domain-containing protein; amino-acid sequence: MKKILLGLGLGLVMVAQVAQAQSRLHQILDSGVLRVGTTGDWNPMTIKDPATNSYRGFDIDVTRELANDLGVKVEYVATDWKTLVNGITANKYDITGSASLNMSRAKVAGYSQPYFYLAFVPVVQKKDLAKYSDWSDFDRPEVKVAATLGTVQEKMVKAFFPSAKHIVIEAPARDFQELLARRADVSVTSNVEAATLVEKFNQLAIVPVKQPRKPTPIAMLLPQDDQVWINYINHWVELKQTQGFFKATAEKWGLPSL